From Erwinia sp. HDF1-3R, one genomic window encodes:
- the corA gene encoding magnesium/cobalt transporter CorA → MLSAFKLDQSRLTRLELEEPNDQLISSVWVDLIEPDDQERTRVQSELGQSLATRPELEDIEASARFFEDEDGLHIHSFFFYEDAEDHAGNSTVAFTVREGRLYTLRERELPAFRLYRMRARNQVLIDGNAYELLLDLFETKIEQLADEIENIYSDLEKLSRVIMEGQQGDEFDSALSTLAELEDIGWKVRLCLMDTQRALNFLVRKARLPGNQLEQAREILRDIESLLPHNESLFQKVNFLMQAAMGFINIEQNRIIKIFSVVSVVFLPPTLVASSYGMNFEFMPELKWSFGYPGAITLMILAGLAPYAYFKRKNWL, encoded by the coding sequence ATGCTGAGCGCATTTAAACTGGATCAAAGCCGCTTAACCCGCCTTGAGCTTGAGGAGCCCAACGATCAACTGATCAGTTCGGTATGGGTTGATCTGATCGAGCCTGACGATCAGGAACGCACACGCGTCCAGTCCGAGCTGGGCCAGAGCCTGGCTACCCGCCCTGAGCTGGAAGATATTGAGGCCTCCGCACGTTTCTTCGAGGACGAAGACGGACTGCACATCCACTCCTTTTTCTTTTATGAAGATGCAGAAGACCACGCCGGCAACTCCACGGTCGCGTTTACCGTTCGCGAAGGCCGCCTCTATACCCTGCGTGAACGTGAGCTCCCAGCGTTTCGCCTCTACCGCATGCGCGCGCGTAATCAGGTGCTGATTGACGGTAATGCGTATGAACTGCTGCTGGACCTGTTTGAAACGAAAATCGAACAGCTGGCGGATGAAATTGAAAACATCTACAGCGATCTGGAAAAGCTCAGCCGGGTCATTATGGAAGGACAGCAGGGCGACGAGTTTGACTCTGCGCTGTCAACGCTGGCAGAACTGGAAGATATCGGCTGGAAGGTTCGCCTCTGCCTGATGGATACCCAGCGCGCGCTTAACTTCCTGGTGCGTAAGGCCCGCCTGCCGGGTAATCAGCTTGAACAGGCGCGGGAAATTCTGCGCGACATTGAATCGCTGCTGCCGCATAACGAATCCCTGTTCCAGAAGGTGAACTTTCTGATGCAGGCGGCGATGGGCTTTATTAATATCGAACAGAACCGCATCATCAAAATCTTCTCGGTGGTCTCCGTGGTGTTCCTGCCGCCAACGCTGGTGGCCTCCAGCTACGGCATGAACTTTGAGTTTATGCCTGAGCTGAAGTGGAGCTTTGGCTACCCCGGCGCCATCACTCTGATGATCCTGGCGGGGCTGGCGCCTTACGCCTACTTCAAGCGCAAAAACTGGCTCTGA
- the yigB gene encoding 5-amino-6-(5-phospho-D-ribitylamino)uracil phosphatase YigB, with translation MHFYRPLRPVAAMSFDLDDTLYDNHPVIRRTTQESHAFLQQYHPALNGFSVENYQQLRDSLREQEPDIYHDVSEWRRRAIELAMRQAGLSDSEADKGSRVVMTHFTHWRNQIAVPDETHTTLAALAEKLPLIAITNGNADPHLFGLEDYFTFILRAGPHGRAKPYQDMYHLAAERLNLPLESILHVGDDLTTDVAGAVRSGMQACWINLHGGNLMHIDDARLLPTLEISRLASLTTLI, from the coding sequence ATGCACTTTTACCGCCCGCTGCGACCTGTGGCGGCGATGTCGTTCGATCTCGACGACACGCTGTACGATAATCACCCGGTTATCCGTCGTACGACCCAGGAATCCCACGCTTTTTTACAGCAGTATCATCCCGCGCTTAACGGATTCAGCGTAGAGAACTACCAGCAGCTGCGCGACAGCCTGCGCGAGCAGGAGCCGGACATCTATCATGACGTCAGCGAATGGCGTCGTCGGGCCATTGAGCTGGCGATGCGCCAGGCAGGACTGAGCGACAGCGAAGCGGATAAGGGATCGCGGGTGGTAATGACGCATTTCACCCACTGGCGAAATCAGATTGCGGTGCCGGACGAAACCCACACCACGCTTGCTGCACTGGCGGAAAAGCTGCCGCTGATAGCGATCACCAACGGCAATGCCGATCCGCATCTGTTTGGCCTGGAAGACTATTTTACCTTTATTCTGCGAGCCGGCCCGCACGGGCGCGCCAAGCCGTACCAGGACATGTATCACCTGGCTGCAGAAAGGCTTAATCTGCCGCTGGAAAGCATTCTGCACGTGGGTGACGACCTGACCACGGACGTGGCGGGCGCGGTGCGCAGCGGCATGCAGGCCTGCTGGATTAACCTGCACGGCGGCAATCTGATGCATATTGATGATGCCCGATTGCTGCCCACGCTGGAAATTTCACGGTTGGCATCGCTGACCACGCTGATATAA
- the hemC gene encoding hydroxymethylbilane synthase, with protein sequence MLDKILRIATRQSPLALWQAHYVQQRLMACHPGLNVELVPMVTKGDIILDTPLAKVGGKGLFVKELEQAMLADRADIAVHSMKDVPVAFPEGLGLVTICEREDPLDAFVSNRFDSVDDLPHGAVVGTSSLRRQCQLSARRPDLIIRSLRGNVGTRLAKLDAGNYDAIILAVAGLKRLGLGDRIRHAMPAEESLPAVGQGAVGIECRLEDAQTIALLTALNDEDTATRVRAERAMNTRLEGGCQVPIGSYAVLVDDQIWLRGLIGAPDGKTMVRGERRGPREDAEKMGISLAEELLNNGGREILAEVYQGNPPE encoded by the coding sequence ATGTTAGACAAAATTTTAAGAATTGCTACCAGACAAAGCCCACTTGCACTGTGGCAGGCACATTATGTGCAGCAGCGCCTGATGGCATGCCATCCGGGGCTTAACGTCGAACTGGTGCCTATGGTGACGAAGGGCGACATCATCCTGGACACGCCGCTGGCGAAGGTCGGCGGTAAGGGGCTGTTCGTCAAAGAACTGGAACAGGCTATGCTCGCCGATCGCGCGGATATCGCCGTGCATTCGATGAAAGACGTGCCGGTCGCCTTCCCGGAAGGCCTTGGACTGGTGACGATCTGCGAGCGCGAAGATCCGCTCGACGCCTTCGTTTCTAATAGGTTTGACTCGGTGGACGATCTGCCGCACGGCGCGGTGGTGGGCACCTCCAGCCTGCGACGCCAGTGTCAGCTGAGCGCCCGTCGCCCGGACCTGATTATTCGCTCGCTGCGCGGCAACGTCGGGACGCGGTTAGCGAAGCTGGATGCGGGCAACTATGACGCCATTATCCTTGCCGTCGCGGGCCTTAAGCGCCTGGGGCTGGGTGACCGTATTCGTCACGCCATGCCTGCCGAAGAGTCGCTGCCCGCCGTTGGCCAGGGCGCGGTCGGCATTGAGTGCCGCCTTGAGGATGCGCAAACCATCGCGCTGCTGACGGCGCTCAATGATGAGGATACCGCGACACGCGTCCGGGCCGAGCGGGCGATGAATACCCGCCTTGAAGGGGGCTGTCAGGTGCCGATTGGCAGCTACGCCGTACTTGTGGATGACCAGATCTGGCTACGCGGGCTAATCGGCGCGCCGGACGGTAAAACCATGGTACGCGGTGAGCGGCGCGGTCCGCGCGAGGATGCAGAGAAAATGGGCATTTCCCTGGCGGAAGAGCTGTTAAATAACGGTGGCCGGGAAATCCTCGCTGAGGTTTATCAGGGAAATCCACCCGAATGA
- the dapF gene encoding diaminopimelate epimerase — MQFSKMHGLGNDFMVVDAVTQNVYFSPELIRRLADRHLGIGFDQLLIVEPPYDPDLDFHYRIFNADGSEVAQCGNGARCFARFVRLKGLTNKKDIQVSTQSGRMVLSVTQDERVCVNMGEPNFEPQQVPFRANKAEILYLMRTAEQTVMCGVVSMGNPHCVLQVDSVKTAQVAILGPVLESHERFPERVNVGFMEIVDSGHIRLRVYERGAGETQACGSGACAAVAVGIQQALLAEQVRVDLPGGSLNIAWKGPGHPLYMTGPATHVYDGLIHL; from the coding sequence ATGCAGTTCTCGAAGATGCACGGTCTGGGCAATGACTTTATGGTGGTCGATGCCGTTACACAAAACGTCTATTTCTCGCCCGAGCTGATCCGGCGTCTGGCCGATCGTCATCTGGGGATTGGTTTTGATCAGCTGCTGATCGTTGAACCGCCCTACGATCCCGATCTGGATTTCCACTATCGCATTTTCAACGCTGACGGCAGTGAAGTCGCCCAGTGTGGCAATGGCGCGCGCTGTTTTGCCCGCTTTGTTCGCCTGAAGGGGCTGACCAATAAAAAAGATATCCAGGTCAGTACGCAGTCAGGGCGCATGGTGCTCAGCGTGACCCAGGATGAACGGGTCTGCGTGAATATGGGTGAACCCAACTTTGAACCCCAGCAGGTGCCTTTTCGCGCCAATAAAGCCGAAATTCTCTACCTGATGCGCACGGCCGAGCAGACGGTGATGTGCGGCGTGGTGTCGATGGGAAATCCTCACTGCGTGCTCCAGGTCGACAGCGTTAAAACCGCGCAGGTTGCGATACTGGGGCCGGTGCTCGAAAGCCACGAGCGTTTTCCCGAGCGGGTTAACGTCGGCTTTATGGAGATTGTTGACAGCGGGCATATCCGCCTGCGCGTCTATGAGCGCGGCGCGGGTGAGACGCAGGCCTGCGGCAGCGGCGCCTGTGCGGCCGTGGCGGTTGGCATCCAGCAGGCGCTGCTGGCAGAACAGGTTCGGGTCGATCTGCCCGGCGGCAGCTTAAATATTGCCTGGAAAGGTCCCGGTCATCCGCTCTATATGACCGGCCCTGCCACTCACGTTTATGACGGGCTTATCCACTTATGA
- the xerC gene encoding tyrosine recombinase XerC yields MSSDAPLLNAVEGFLRYLKVERQLSPLTQINYQRQLAACIALLEEMKLPDWQQLDAARVRSLAARSRRAGLKPASLALRLSALRSFLDWLVAQGVIKANPAKGVATPRAPRHLPKNIDVDDVNRLLEIDINDPLAVRDRAMLEIMYGAGLRLSELVGIDTGHLDLASGEVWVVGKGSKERRLPIGRTAVTWMEHWLALRELFAPEDGAVFLSKQGKRISTRNVQKRFAEWGVKQGISSHIHPHKLRHSFATHMLESSGDLRAVQELLGHANLSTTQIYTHLDFQHLASVYDAAHPRAKRGKS; encoded by the coding sequence ATGAGTAGCGACGCGCCTCTACTTAACGCCGTAGAGGGCTTTCTGCGTTATCTTAAGGTTGAACGCCAGCTAAGTCCGCTGACGCAAATCAACTACCAGCGCCAGCTGGCCGCCTGCATCGCCCTGCTGGAAGAGATGAAACTGCCCGACTGGCAGCAGCTTGATGCCGCCCGGGTTCGTTCGCTGGCGGCACGCAGCCGTCGCGCCGGTTTAAAGCCTGCCAGCCTGGCGCTGCGCCTCTCCGCGCTGCGCAGCTTTCTCGACTGGCTGGTCGCGCAGGGGGTGATAAAAGCCAACCCGGCAAAAGGCGTTGCGACACCGCGCGCGCCGCGTCACCTGCCTAAGAATATTGACGTGGACGATGTGAATCGCCTGCTGGAGATCGACATTAACGATCCGCTGGCGGTGCGCGATCGGGCCATGCTGGAGATCATGTACGGCGCCGGGCTTCGTCTCTCTGAACTGGTCGGGATCGACACCGGCCATCTTGATCTGGCATCGGGTGAAGTCTGGGTGGTGGGCAAGGGCAGTAAAGAGCGCCGCCTGCCGATAGGCCGGACGGCGGTAACCTGGATGGAACACTGGCTGGCGCTGCGTGAACTCTTTGCCCCCGAAGACGGCGCGGTCTTCCTGTCAAAGCAGGGCAAGCGCATCTCGACGCGCAACGTGCAGAAGCGTTTTGCCGAATGGGGCGTAAAGCAGGGCATCTCCAGCCATATTCATCCGCACAAGCTGCGCCACTCCTTTGCGACCCATATGCTGGAGTCCAGCGGCGATCTGCGCGCCGTACAGGAGCTGCTGGGGCACGCCAACCTGAGCACGACGCAAATCTATACCCATCTCGACTTCCAACATCTGGCGTCGGTCTACGATGCTGCCCATCCCCGTGCGAAACGAGGAAAATCCTGA
- a CDS encoding DUF484 domain-containing protein encodes MKNVGEQRVTSELMLDDRAVSDYLLQNPDFFIRNARQVEQMLVPHPVRGSVSLVEWQLGRQRHHISQLEEEITLLMEQASANQQLFDRLLTLQARLASAPNLHEMLNRLHRWARELGLAGANVRLFSEKWRIGAPSDFTQLALSRQAFEPVRIQRLGNKQHFLGSLNGPELLLLLPQAKAIGSVALSLMGEQGDLGVLIFSSRDTQHYQSGMGTVLLQHLSLMLPELLARWVERV; translated from the coding sequence ATGAAAAATGTCGGGGAACAACGGGTTACCAGCGAACTGATGCTGGACGATCGTGCCGTTAGCGATTACCTGCTGCAAAATCCGGACTTCTTTATTCGCAATGCGCGGCAGGTTGAGCAGATGCTGGTGCCTCACCCCGTACGCGGCAGCGTATCCCTGGTGGAATGGCAGCTGGGCCGTCAGCGGCATCATATCAGCCAGCTGGAAGAAGAGATTACCCTGCTGATGGAGCAGGCCAGCGCCAATCAGCAGCTGTTCGATCGTCTGCTGACGCTCCAGGCCCGTCTGGCCTCTGCCCCCAACCTGCATGAGATGCTTAACCGCTTGCATCGCTGGGCGCGTGAACTGGGACTGGCCGGGGCGAATGTGCGTCTGTTCAGCGAAAAGTGGCGCATAGGCGCACCTTCGGATTTTACCCAGCTTGCGCTGTCACGCCAGGCGTTTGAACCCGTTCGTATTCAGCGGCTCGGCAATAAGCAGCACTTCTTAGGCAGCCTGAATGGCCCCGAGCTGCTGCTGCTGCTGCCGCAGGCGAAGGCGATTGGCTCGGTTGCCCTGTCGCTGATGGGCGAGCAGGGCGATCTGGGCGTACTCATTTTCAGCAGTCGCGACACCCAACACTACCAGTCAGGCATGGGGACGGTACTGCTCCAGCATCTCTCCCTGATGCTGCCCGAACTGCTGGCGCGGTGGGTTGAGCGCGTATGA
- the uvrD gene encoding DNA helicase II, whose protein sequence is MDVSELLDSLNDKQREAVAAPRSNLLVLAGAGSGKTRVLVHRIAWLMAVENCSPYSIMAVTFTNKAAAEMRHRIEQLIGTSQGGMWIGTFHGLAHRLLRAHHLDASLPQDFQILDSEDQMRLLKRLIKAMNLDEKQWPARQGMWYINGKKDEGLRPKHIESYGNPVEQTWLRIYQAYQEACDRAGLVDFAELLLRAHELWLNKPHILNHYRERFTNILVDEFQDTNNIQYAWIRMLAGDTGKVIIVGDDDQSIYGWRGAQVENIQRFLNDFPGAETIRLEQNYRSTNNILKAANALIANNTGRLGKELWTDDSDGEPIALYCAFNELDEARFVVNRIKVWMENGGALNDCAILYRSNAQSRVLEEALLQTSMPYRIYGGMRFFERQEIKDSLAYLRLIANRNDDAAFERVVNTPTRGIGDRTLDVVRQTARERQLTLWQSTRALLQEKALAGRAASALQRFSELVDSLAQETSELPLHVQTDRVIKDSGLWLMYEQEKGEKGQARVENLEELVNATRQYSYQDEDEDLMPLQAFLSHAALEAGEGQADKWQDAVQLMTMHAAKGLEFMQVFIVGMEEGMFPSQMSLEEGGRLEEERRLAYVGVTRAMQKLTLTFAETRRLYGKEVFHRPSRFVGELPEECVEEVRLRASISRPVSHQRMGTPVTQNDSGFALGQRVRHAKFGEGTIVNLEGSGDHSRLQVAFQGQGIKWLVAAYAKLETV, encoded by the coding sequence GTGGACGTTTCTGAGTTGCTGGACAGTTTGAATGACAAACAACGCGAGGCCGTTGCCGCGCCGCGCAGCAACTTACTGGTGCTGGCGGGGGCAGGCAGCGGTAAAACCCGCGTGCTGGTGCACCGCATCGCCTGGCTGATGGCGGTAGAGAACTGCTCTCCCTATTCAATCATGGCGGTGACCTTCACCAACAAAGCGGCAGCCGAAATGCGCCACCGCATCGAGCAGCTGATTGGCACCAGCCAGGGCGGCATGTGGATCGGCACCTTCCACGGCCTGGCGCACCGCCTGCTGCGCGCTCACCATCTGGATGCCAGTCTGCCGCAGGACTTCCAGATCCTCGACAGCGAGGATCAGATGCGCCTGCTCAAGCGTCTGATCAAGGCGATGAATCTGGACGAAAAGCAGTGGCCTGCCCGTCAGGGGATGTGGTACATCAACGGCAAAAAAGATGAAGGGCTGCGACCAAAGCATATTGAAAGCTACGGGAATCCGGTTGAACAGACCTGGCTGCGCATCTACCAGGCCTATCAGGAAGCCTGCGATCGGGCAGGATTGGTGGACTTTGCCGAACTGCTGCTGCGCGCGCATGAGCTGTGGCTCAACAAGCCGCATATCCTCAATCACTACCGCGAGCGCTTTACCAATATTCTGGTGGACGAATTCCAGGATACCAACAATATCCAGTATGCCTGGATACGCATGCTGGCGGGCGATACCGGCAAAGTGATTATCGTGGGTGACGACGATCAGTCGATCTACGGCTGGCGCGGCGCGCAGGTTGAGAATATCCAGCGCTTCCTCAACGACTTCCCGGGTGCGGAAACAATCCGCCTTGAGCAGAACTACCGCTCGACCAATAACATACTGAAGGCAGCCAATGCCCTGATCGCCAACAATACCGGTCGGCTGGGCAAAGAGCTGTGGACCGACGACAGCGACGGTGAGCCGATTGCCCTCTACTGCGCCTTTAACGAGCTGGATGAAGCCCGCTTTGTGGTCAACCGCATCAAGGTATGGATGGAAAACGGCGGTGCGCTGAACGACTGCGCCATTCTCTATCGCAGCAATGCCCAGTCGCGCGTACTGGAAGAAGCCCTGCTGCAAACCAGCATGCCCTACCGGATTTATGGCGGAATGCGCTTCTTTGAACGTCAGGAAATCAAAGACTCGCTGGCCTATCTGCGGCTGATCGCTAACCGTAATGACGATGCGGCCTTTGAGCGCGTGGTGAACACGCCAACGCGCGGCATTGGCGATCGCACACTTGATGTTGTCAGACAGACCGCCCGTGAACGGCAGTTAACGCTGTGGCAGAGTACGCGCGCGCTGTTGCAGGAGAAAGCGCTGGCCGGACGCGCCGCCTCGGCGCTACAGCGCTTCAGCGAGCTGGTGGATTCGCTGGCCCAGGAAACCAGCGAGCTGCCGCTGCACGTTCAAACCGACCGGGTGATTAAGGATTCGGGCCTGTGGTTAATGTACGAACAGGAGAAGGGCGAAAAAGGCCAGGCGCGAGTCGAGAACCTTGAGGAGCTGGTCAACGCCACCCGGCAGTACAGCTATCAGGATGAAGATGAAGATCTGATGCCGCTACAGGCTTTTCTCTCGCATGCCGCGCTGGAGGCGGGCGAAGGTCAGGCAGATAAATGGCAGGACGCGGTGCAGCTGATGACCATGCATGCCGCGAAGGGCCTGGAGTTTATGCAGGTGTTTATCGTTGGAATGGAAGAGGGCATGTTCCCCAGCCAGATGTCGCTGGAAGAGGGCGGCAGGCTGGAAGAGGAGCGTCGGCTGGCCTACGTCGGCGTCACGCGCGCCATGCAGAAACTGACGCTGACCTTTGCGGAAACCCGCCGCCTGTACGGCAAAGAGGTTTTCCACCGTCCCTCTCGCTTCGTTGGCGAACTGCCTGAGGAGTGTGTGGAAGAGGTTCGCCTGCGCGCCAGTATCAGCCGTCCGGTCAGCCATCAGCGCATGGGGACGCCGGTCACGCAAAATGACAGCGGGTTTGCGCTGGGCCAGCGGGTACGCCACGCTAAGTTTGGCGAAGGAACCATCGTCAACCTGGAAGGCAGCGGCGATCACAGCCGTCTCCAGGTGGCGTTTCAGGGGCAGGGTATTAAGTGGCTGGTGGCCGCCTATGCGAAGCTGGAAACGGTCTGA
- a CDS encoding class I adenylate cyclase, whose product MYLYIETLKQRLDAINQLRVDRALAAMGPAFQQVYSLLPTLLHYHHPLMPGYLEGNVPHGIGFYAPDESQRAWLADLEGESGASAALPPEGEMPITGVYSMGSTSSVGQNFTSDLDIWVCHQSWLDNEERLCLQKKCTLLQTWCAAMGVEVSFFLIDENRFRHNESGSLGGEDCGSTQHILLLDEFYRTAVRMAGKRILWNMVPGEEEEHYDDYVMSLYQKGVLTPNEWLDLGGLGTLSAEEYFGASLWQLYKSIDSPYKAVLKTLLLEAYSWEYPATRLLAMDIKQRLHDGEIVSYGLDPYCMMLERVTQYLTKIDDTARLDLVRRCFYLKVCEKLSIEGEQSGWRREILSQLVKEWGWDDARLEILDNRANWKIGRVREAHNELLDAMMQSYRNLIRFARRNNLSVSASPQDIGVLTRKLYAAFEALPGKVTLLNPQISPDLSEAHLTFIHVPNGRANRAGWYLYNQSPDMQSIISHQPLEYNRYLNKLVAWAWFNGLLTRDTRLHIKGNAVCDLARLQELVADVSHHFPLRLPSPTAKALYSPCEIRHLAIIVNLEYDPTAAFRNQVVHFDFRKLDVFSFGQQQQCLIGSIDLLYRNSWNEVRTLHFNGEQAMIEALKTILGKMHQDAAPPDAVEVFCYSQHLRGLIRTRVQQLVSECIELRLSSTRQEPGRFKAVRVAGQTWGLFFERMSVSVQKLENAVEFYGAISNNKLHGLSIKVETDQSRLPSVVNGYASEGIIQFFFEDTKDDHGFNIYILDETNRVEIYHHCEGSKEELVRDVSRFYSSSHDRFTYGSSFINFNLPQFYQIVQVDDRFQVIPFRSQTLAQLCANVSDNASGGDYAQHIQMH is encoded by the coding sequence TTGTACCTCTATATAGAGACACTGAAACAGAGACTGGATGCCATCAACCAGCTGCGCGTTGATCGCGCGCTGGCTGCAATGGGGCCTGCCTTTCAACAGGTTTACAGTCTGCTGCCAACGTTATTACATTATCATCACCCACTGATGCCGGGTTACCTTGAGGGTAACGTTCCACATGGCATCGGTTTCTACGCGCCTGATGAAAGCCAACGTGCCTGGCTGGCTGATCTCGAGGGCGAGTCTGGTGCCAGTGCCGCGTTACCTCCCGAGGGTGAAATGCCCATTACCGGGGTTTACTCTATGGGCAGCACCTCTTCCGTCGGGCAGAACTTTACCTCGGATCTGGATATCTGGGTGTGCCACCAGTCATGGCTGGATAACGAAGAGCGCCTGTGCTTACAGAAAAAGTGCACCCTGCTGCAAACCTGGTGTGCGGCGATGGGCGTGGAAGTCAGCTTCTTCCTGATTGATGAAAACCGCTTCCGCCATAATGAAAGCGGCAGTCTGGGCGGCGAAGACTGCGGCTCTACGCAGCATATACTGCTGCTGGACGAATTTTATCGTACTGCCGTTCGCATGGCTGGCAAGCGTATTCTGTGGAATATGGTGCCGGGCGAAGAGGAAGAGCACTACGACGACTATGTCATGTCGCTTTATCAGAAAGGCGTACTGACGCCGAATGAGTGGCTGGATCTGGGTGGTCTGGGCACGCTGTCCGCGGAAGAGTATTTTGGTGCCAGCCTGTGGCAGCTCTATAAAAGCATTGATTCCCCGTATAAAGCGGTGCTGAAAACGCTGCTGCTGGAAGCCTACTCCTGGGAGTATCCGGCGACCCGGCTGCTGGCGATGGATATTAAGCAGCGCCTGCATGATGGCGAAATCGTCTCTTACGGGCTTGATCCCTACTGCATGATGCTGGAAAGGGTCACGCAATACCTCACCAAAATTGATGATACTGCCCGGCTGGACCTGGTGCGCCGCTGCTTTTACCTTAAGGTGTGCGAAAAGCTCTCCATTGAGGGAGAGCAGTCCGGCTGGCGGCGCGAGATCCTGAGCCAGCTGGTGAAGGAGTGGGGCTGGGACGACGCGCGTCTGGAAATTCTTGATAACCGTGCCAACTGGAAAATTGGCCGCGTGCGCGAGGCCCATAACGAACTGCTGGATGCGATGATGCAGAGCTATCGCAACCTGATTCGCTTTGCGCGGCGCAATAACCTGAGCGTTAGCGCCAGCCCGCAGGATATCGGCGTCCTGACGCGTAAGCTCTATGCGGCTTTTGAAGCGCTGCCCGGCAAGGTGACGCTGCTCAACCCGCAGATTTCGCCCGACCTTTCCGAAGCGCATCTGACCTTTATTCACGTGCCTAACGGGCGCGCCAATCGTGCTGGCTGGTATCTCTACAATCAGTCGCCGGATATGCAGTCTATTATCAGCCACCAGCCGCTGGAATATAACCGCTACCTCAACAAACTGGTGGCCTGGGCATGGTTTAACGGCCTGCTGACCCGCGATACGCGGCTGCACATTAAAGGTAATGCCGTATGCGATCTGGCGCGATTGCAGGAGCTGGTGGCGGATGTCTCCCATCACTTCCCGCTGCGCCTGCCGTCCCCCACGGCGAAAGCGCTCTATAGCCCCTGCGAGATTCGCCATCTGGCGATTATCGTGAATCTGGAATATGACCCGACCGCCGCGTTCCGTAATCAGGTGGTGCATTTCGACTTCCGCAAGCTCGACGTGTTTAGCTTCGGCCAGCAGCAGCAGTGTTTAATTGGCAGTATCGATCTGCTCTATCGCAACTCGTGGAATGAGGTGCGTACGCTGCACTTTAACGGCGAGCAGGCGATGATTGAGGCGCTGAAAACCATTCTGGGCAAAATGCATCAGGATGCGGCCCCGCCGGATGCGGTAGAGGTTTTCTGCTACAGCCAGCATCTCAGGGGGCTGATCCGCACCCGCGTTCAGCAGTTGGTATCGGAATGTATTGAGCTTAGACTTTCCAGTACGCGTCAGGAACCGGGCCGCTTCAAAGCGGTCCGCGTGGCAGGCCAGACGTGGGGGCTGTTCTTCGAGCGCATGAGTGTCTCGGTGCAAAAGCTGGAGAATGCGGTGGAGTTCTATGGCGCCATCTCCAACAACAAGCTGCACGGCCTGTCTATTAAGGTGGAAACGGATCAGTCGCGCCTGCCCTCGGTGGTGAATGGCTATGCCAGTGAAGGCATCATTCAGTTCTTCTTTGAGGACACCAAAGACGACCATGGATTCAACATCTATATTCTGGATGAAACCAACCGGGTCGAGATTTACCACCACTGTGAAGGCAGCAAAGAGGAGCTGGTGCGCGATGTCAGTCGATTCTACTCATCCTCACACGATCGCTTCACCTACGGTTCCAGCTTTATCAATTTCAATCTGCCGCAGTTTTATCAGATTGTGCAGGTCGACGATCGTTTTCAGGTGATCCCCTTCCGCAGTCAGACCCTGGCGCAGCTCTGCGCCAACGTATCAGATAATGCCTCCGGCGGGGATTACGCCCAGCACATTCAGATGCACTAA
- a CDS encoding WbuC family cupin fold metalloprotein, translating into MKQITHADLVKMSGQAASVPRLRAHRTLHEELSDPVQRLAIAMEPGTYIRPHRHPQTWELLTPLKGRFVMLQFDDEGAVTHRTVLGEEVLLQEIPALTWHAVLSLDAGGVIFEVKHGPYQPLTEDDCMHWAPPEGAEGTEAVMAWYAHAQPGDRFAG; encoded by the coding sequence ATGAAACAAATTACGCATGCAGACCTGGTGAAAATGAGCGGGCAAGCCGCCAGCGTTCCGCGCCTTCGCGCGCACCGTACGCTGCACGAAGAGCTGAGCGATCCGGTTCAGCGTCTGGCAATTGCCATGGAGCCCGGCACTTACATTCGCCCGCACCGCCACCCCCAGACCTGGGAGCTGCTGACCCCGCTGAAGGGGCGCTTTGTGATGTTGCAATTTGATGATGAAGGCGCGGTGACCCATCGTACCGTGCTGGGTGAAGAAGTCCTGCTACAGGAGATCCCGGCATTGACCTGGCATGCGGTTTTGTCGCTGGATGCGGGCGGCGTTATCTTTGAAGTTAAGCACGGACCGTATCAGCCATTAACGGAAGATGACTGTATGCACTGGGCACCGCCGGAGGGCGCTGAGGGCACGGAAGCGGTGATGGCATGGTATGCACATGCCCAGCCGGGCGATCGGTTCGCCGGGTAA
- a CDS encoding lipoprotein codes for MNKVICRMALVLAVASLTGCGLKGPLYFPPQEQPKKQTSASDYKPTRADAQKQTTTTDPTQTSTSSETTESGTTSAQ; via the coding sequence ATGAACAAAGTGATTTGCCGGATGGCGCTGGTGCTGGCTGTGGCCAGCCTGACGGGATGTGGACTAAAAGGGCCACTCTACTTTCCTCCTCAGGAACAGCCAAAAAAGCAAACCAGCGCAAGCGACTATAAGCCAACCCGCGCCGATGCGCAGAAGCAGACAACCACCACCGACCCGACGCAGACCAGTACGTCGTCAGAGACCACTGAATCGGGCACGACGTCGGCTCAGTAA